From Watersipora subatra chromosome 2, tzWatSuba1.1, whole genome shotgun sequence, one genomic window encodes:
- the LOC137388491 gene encoding LOW QUALITY PROTEIN: zinc finger protein 26-like (The sequence of the model RefSeq protein was modified relative to this genomic sequence to represent the inferred CDS: substituted 1 base at 1 genomic stop codon) produces MSHTSNTEKPCSCTQCDYRSAWSGDLQRHLKAHTGEILYACTQCNYKSVHSGSLQTHIKTHTREKPYACTQCDYRSASKGDLQRHVKTHIGEKSYTCTQCDYRSAHGGNLQTHMKTHTGEKPYACTQCDCRSANKGDLQRHMKTHAVEKPYACTQCDYRSAQSGSLQTHMKTHTGEKPYACTQCDYRSAQSGSLQTHMKTHTREKHYACTQCDYRSANKDDLQKHVKTHTGEKPYACTQCDYRSAQSGTLQKHMKTHTGEKPYACTQCDFKSAHSGSLQTHMKTHTGEKPYACSQCDYRSANSSNLQRHMKTHTGEKPYACTQCDYRCVQSGSLHTHIKTHTGEKPYACTQCDYRSAHSGEKPHACTQCDYRSAHSGNLQAHMKTHTREKPYACTQCDYRSAFKGDLQKHVKPHTGEKPYACTQCDYRSAQSGTLQKHMKTHTGEKPYACSQCDYRSANSSNLQRHMKTHTGGKPYPCTQCDYRCVQSGSLQTHIKTHTGEKPYACTQCDYRSAHSGNVQTHMKTHAREKPYACTQCDYRSANKCDLQKHVKTHTGXKPYACFQCDYRSAHSGNLQTHIKTHTGEKHNTTPALDSL; encoded by the exons ATGTCTCACACATCCAATACTGAGAAACCCTGTtcatgtactcagtgtgactataggtctGCATGGAGTGGCGATCTACAAAGACATCTGAAAGCTCATACAGGAGAGATACtctatgcatgtactcagtgtaACTATAAGTCTGTGCATAGTGGTAGTCTACAGACACATATAAAAACTCATACAAgggagaaaccctatgcatgtactcagtgtgactataggtctGCAAGTAAGGGTGATCTACAGAGACATGTGAAAACGCATATAGGGGAAAAATCCTATACATGTACccagtgtgactataggtctGCACATGGTGGTAATCTACAgacacatatgaaaactcatacaggggagaaaccctatgcatgtactcagtgtgactgTAGGTCCGCAAATAAGGGTGATCTACAGagacatatgaaaactcatgcAGTTgagaaaccctatgcatgtactcagtgtgactataggtctGCACAGAGTGGTAGTCTACAgacacatatgaaaactcatacaggggagaaaccctatgcatgtactcagtgtgactataggtctGCACAGAGTGGTAGTCTACAgacacatatgaaaactcatacaagGGAGAAACactatgcatgtactcagtgtgactataggtctGCAAATAAGGATGATCTACAGAAACAtgtgaaaactcatacaggggagaaaccctatgcatgtactcagtgtgatTATAGGTCTGCACAGAGTGGTACTCTACAGaaacatatgaaaactcatacaggggagaaaccctatgcatgtactcagtgtgacttTAAGTCTGCACATAGTGGTAGTCTACAgacacatatgaaaactcatacaggggaaaaaccctatgcatgtagtcagtgtgactataggtctGCAAATAGTAGTAATCTCCAGAGACATATGAAAACTCACACAGGGGAaaaaccctatgcatgtactcagtgtgactataggtgtgTGCAGAGTGGTAGTCTACATACACATATtaaaactcatacaggggagaaaccctatgcatgtactcagtgtgatTATAGGTCTGCACATAGTG gggagaaaccccatgcatgtactcagtgtgatTATAGGTCTGCACATAGTGGTAATCTACAGgcacatatgaaaactcatacaagggagaaaccctatgcatgtactcagtgtgactataggtccGCATTTAAGGGTGATCTACAGAAACATGTGAAACctcatacaggggagaaaccctatgcatgtactcagtgtgatTATAGGTCTGCACAGAGTGGTACTCTACAGaaacatatgaaaactcatacaggggagaaaccctatgcatgtagtcagtgtgactataggtctGCAAATAGTAGTAATCTCCAGAGACATATGAAAACTCACACAGGGGGAAAACCCTATccatgtactcagtgtgactataggtgtgTGCAGAGTGGTAGTCTACAGACACATATtaaaactcatacaggggagaaaccctatgcatgtactcagtgtgatTATAGGTCTGCACATAGTGGTAATGTACAgacacatatgaaaactcatgcAAGAGAGAAACCCTATGCATGcactcagtgtgactataggtccGCAAATAAGTGTGATCTACAGAAACATGTGAAGACTCATACAGGGTAGAAACCCTATGCATGTTttcagtgtgactataggtctGCACATAGTGGTAATCTGCAGACACATATaaaaactcatacaggggagaaacATAATACTACTCCAGCATTGGACAGCTTATGA